In Myotis daubentonii chromosome 10, mMyoDau2.1, whole genome shotgun sequence, one genomic interval encodes:
- the TMEM176A gene encoding transmembrane protein 176A isoform X1, whose translation MAPREQRGERQMSTTMGTAEGGEVAPGAPKPTHIDVHIHQEPVLNLSCLQWPSSRNTIPWTPGHKRLLVASWVVQVVLGLMSGVLGGLGCITFHENYPYSMARWVAGIWTGVVAMLAGVLCFIYEKWGGTCWALLRTLLTPAAFATASAAIYTGAYYFQELSDEFHQALCTSPPSWEPTRPPWEPTRPTSSPEEANRQHLCLSYLRQVKALSTGLRAMLLSIWVLLFLTSLTPMFLYCWRRRLQPKEEKDQKPLLGASKI comes from the exons ATGGCGCCaagggagcagagaggggagag GCAGATGTCCACGACCATGGGGACAGCAGAAGGGGGTGAGGTGGCCCCTGGGGCCCCCAAGCCCACCCACATCGACGTGCACATCCACCAGGAGCCTGTACTGAAcctgagctgcctgcagtggcctTCTTCCCGCAACACCATCCCCTGGACCCCAGGACACAAACGGCTGCTCGTGGCCTCCTGG GTGGTGCAGGTCGTGCTGGGGCTGATGAGTGGGGTCCTGGGAGGACTTGGCTGCATCACATTCCATGAAAATTACCCGTATTCCATGGCCAGATGGGTCGCTGGCATCTGGACAGGGGTTGTG GCTATGCTGGCTGGAGTCCTATGCTTCATTTACGAGAAATGGGGTGGCACCTGCTGG GCCCTGCTgaggaccctgctcactccggcAGCTTTCGCCACAGCCAGTGCAGCCATCTACACTGGGGCTTATTATTTCCAGGAATTAAGCGATGAGTTCCATCAGGCATTGTGTACTAGCCCCCCATCCTGGGAGCCTACCCGCCCCCCCTGGGAGCCTACCCGCCCCACCAGCTCTCCTGAAGAAGCCAACAGGCAGCACCTATGCCTGTCCTACCTGCGCCAGGTCAAG GCCCTGTCCACGGGCCTTAGGGCCATGCTTTTGAGTATCTGGGTTCTACTGTTTCTGACTTCTCTGACCCCCATGTTTCTGTACTGCTGGAGAAGAAGACTCCAACCCAAGGAG gAAAAAGACCAGAAGCCACTGCTGGGAGCAAGTAAAATCTAG
- the TMEM176A gene encoding transmembrane protein 176A isoform X2: MSTTMGTAEGGEVAPGAPKPTHIDVHIHQEPVLNLSCLQWPSSRNTIPWTPGHKRLLVASWVVQVVLGLMSGVLGGLGCITFHENYPYSMARWVAGIWTGVVAMLAGVLCFIYEKWGGTCWALLRTLLTPAAFATASAAIYTGAYYFQELSDEFHQALCTSPPSWEPTRPPWEPTRPTSSPEEANRQHLCLSYLRQVKALSTGLRAMLLSIWVLLFLTSLTPMFLYCWRRRLQPKEEKDQKPLLGASKI, from the exons ATGTCCACGACCATGGGGACAGCAGAAGGGGGTGAGGTGGCCCCTGGGGCCCCCAAGCCCACCCACATCGACGTGCACATCCACCAGGAGCCTGTACTGAAcctgagctgcctgcagtggcctTCTTCCCGCAACACCATCCCCTGGACCCCAGGACACAAACGGCTGCTCGTGGCCTCCTGG GTGGTGCAGGTCGTGCTGGGGCTGATGAGTGGGGTCCTGGGAGGACTTGGCTGCATCACATTCCATGAAAATTACCCGTATTCCATGGCCAGATGGGTCGCTGGCATCTGGACAGGGGTTGTG GCTATGCTGGCTGGAGTCCTATGCTTCATTTACGAGAAATGGGGTGGCACCTGCTGG GCCCTGCTgaggaccctgctcactccggcAGCTTTCGCCACAGCCAGTGCAGCCATCTACACTGGGGCTTATTATTTCCAGGAATTAAGCGATGAGTTCCATCAGGCATTGTGTACTAGCCCCCCATCCTGGGAGCCTACCCGCCCCCCCTGGGAGCCTACCCGCCCCACCAGCTCTCCTGAAGAAGCCAACAGGCAGCACCTATGCCTGTCCTACCTGCGCCAGGTCAAG GCCCTGTCCACGGGCCTTAGGGCCATGCTTTTGAGTATCTGGGTTCTACTGTTTCTGACTTCTCTGACCCCCATGTTTCTGTACTGCTGGAGAAGAAGACTCCAACCCAAGGAG gAAAAAGACCAGAAGCCACTGCTGGGAGCAAGTAAAATCTAG